The DNA region GATAACCATGTAAGTTTCCATGCATTAAGCTGACGAAAATGCTAAGCTATATCtattatcaattttaaatgagaaGTATCCATTACATTATTACAGTCCCATGCAAAGTAACAATTAAGGTTGGTATTCAGACAACTCGCTGAGAAACCATACAAAACCCAATGGAAAAAGATGTGCCACACTAATTGATATAACCAACACGAGCAAACTCTCTTCGTTCTACAAAGGTAACATTACTTCCCATCTCATAATGTAAAACATTACCTCTACCGACTAATTTTAACCGCTCGGCATACAGCTGCTTTGCGTTTTCACGGATAGCAATCTCAACCTAGAAATGAGATTAAGACAATAGCAGAGAACTTCAGATTACCATATCGGAGTAAGTTGCCAATATGCAACTCCCCATAAAACAAATATTGCGCAAAATCACAACTATGGAAAAATAGTAGATGCCTACCTGAGCGTCTGTGACCTTCAATACTCGCTTCCAAGGTAAAAGGAAGGATGACGCGTCTCCAAACACAAGAGCTGAAACATATACAAGCCTCATAAATGCCTGCACTGGAAGCATACAACTTGTGATCACGCTTGTGCTCTTTCTTTCTGAACAAGCccacaataaaaataataacaaatactaGGGACTGGCGACTCACCCGACGCTGTTCTGCATCACCTTCACGTTCTCCAGTCTCAAGTCTTTGCCTAAAAATCCTGCGGCCAATCTAAACAAAACCAAGGAATTAGTGATTATGCAATCAAGATACTTCTGAAtcaactgcaaaaaaaaaaagctaaaggCTAATACAAACGAAGAAAAAGAATCTAGAAAGCACCTCCATGTGCATGGCAGCTGCATCAGGCTCGTCTATCCCCAAAGCACTTTTGAACTTGACTATCTTCGCCACTTCATCCCCTTTGAGAGACTGTCCTTCACTTGGAAGCACGGAAGTTACATACCTAATCACAGATTAAGATGCAAAGATTACTACAGAATTCTCCAATTAAGAGACAACATCTGACTTTTTAGGATTTAAAACATGACTCACCGGCAGTATATATCACAAATCTCAGCCTGGAATGCCTCGTCTCCTTTGTTAACACCATACCTGCAACACATAAGAAGGAACGTTAAGTACACTCGTGTGCGTAAATCTCAGCAATATGACAACAATTCAAGCAACCACTAACCTATCAGCGATCTTTTCTACATCCTCTTTCGTCACAGCGGCAGGATCTTCAAATTCGGCAACATAATTATGCAAACCGATAGCAGCTACCTCCGGTACGGCAGAGTTCAACGCATAAACAACAGCTCCACCGGCGGCTCCAGCTACAGCAGCCCCACCCAAGGCAATATTCCTGGAGCCAGCCAAACGGAGCCCAAGTCCGTAACCGGTAGCTAAAGACGCAGCTAAAACAACAGCAGAAGTGGCAAGCCTCACCGGCGGCGTCATCTTCTCAACAATAGGTTGCAATCCGGTGAGCTCCTTCTTATTTCCGTGTACATCGGAGTTCTTGGCCTGCGTAGATACTGATACTTGGTCGGAGGAAGCAGCTGAGTTGCGAGGGAACGAAACTCGGTAACGACGGCGAGTCAAACACTCAGACTTGGAGAAACGGTGAGGCAAAGAAGGTAggaagtgagagagaagaggagaccGTGGAGAAGGTGAAATTGGAGCGTTGATGGCGGCTACGAGGGAGGGATTCATGGTTCCCCCTACTGTGAAAGGATCCTAGCAGTCGTAGAGTGAAGAAGCTCGTAGGGTTTAACacaaggaaagaagaagaagaagaagaagatagatccGGAGGAAGAAAAGGGAAAGGGGATAGGGCCTTCACAAAAACATCGAAATTGCCCTTTCAAAACGTCGAGacgttttttaataatattttaagactGCGTGCTGTTTTTTATCTTCTAAAACGGTAAGAagtttaaagtaaaaaataaaaaaataaaaaaataaccgGCGTGTGTAAATTGGAAACGCGACGGTTTAGGGCAGGGGCAGTGTCGTCGTCGCCGTCGTCTTCGTCGCGGAGAAAAATGTTAACGGCTGATGTACCACCGAATCAGTCAATCTACATAAAGAATATCAATGAGAAGGTCAATAAAGAAGGTAACGCTATTCATTCGTTATTCTGCTTGCTGTATGTAGTCTGCAGATTCTGCAATGCATAAGTTACTTGTTCCCTGTTTTGTGAGCTTGCTTCTCTTGAATGTGTTACCGTGTCTTAGGTTCTCTTAAGGGTTTTTAAAGTTGCTCGATTTGATGTTTTACGACGGTTAAATTAAATGCCTGAGTTAGGACTCTATTGATGTTTTAACGGTTCaaccctttgtttttttttgtttccagagCTGAAGAGATCTCTTTACTGTTTGTTCTCTCACTTTGGAAGGATACATGATGTGGTTGCTTTAAAGACACCTAAGCTCCGGGGACAAGCATGGGTTGTCTTCACTGAAGTCACAGCCGCTAGTAATGCTGTCCGTCAGATGCAAAACTTTCCCTTCTATGATAAGCCAATGGTACTTTTTCTCATGTCTTATGTTCCAGCTCTATCCATTAGAAAGTTGCAGAGATTAACTTAGGAGTGGTAATTGAGTTTGCTTGCTGATTATATTTAATTGAAGGAAATATGACGACATTAGATGTTGAGGGCACAAGTGATTGCTAAGTAATAGATTAGTGAAATCTAATTGCCATTACACATTACTATTCAGTATTCACATCATGGTGATGTGTGATCTGTTTGGGTGCAGCGGATACAATATGCAAAATCAAAGTCAGATTGTGTTACTAAAGCCGAAGGGACTTTTGTCccgaaagaaaagaagataatgCAAGAAGAGAAAGGTTTAACCTTTCTTGTCTATCACAAAGTTCAAACTTTTCAGCTCGTTTTATCTTCCTCTTCTACTTTCCCATCTGATAATTaactaaaacacacattttacTTTCAGTTGAAAGGAGGCAACATGCTGAAGAAACTCAACAACCAAGCATGCCTAATGGCGCAACCGCTGTGAATGGAAGGCCTGTGGTAATACCTCAACATTTATCTTCTGACAGACATCATCGTTGCAACTTAGTCTGTAAACTCTTGTTTTCGCATTATTTCCAATACCCGTCTCTTCAATTTTGCAGCCGAGTGGGCAAGACACGGTTCCACCAAACAACATACTCTTCATTCAGAATCTTCCCATTGAGACGACTGGCATGATGCTTCAGATGCTGTTTGAGCAATACCCAGGATTCAAGGAGATAAGAACGATCGAAGCAAAACCCGGAATTGCGTTTGTGGAGTTTGGAGACGATGTTCAATCTTCTATGGCGATGCAGGCTCTTCAGGGTTTCAAGATCACTCCACCGAATCCAATGGTAATCTCTTTTGCCAAGAAGTGAAAACCAGAGGTTTGTCTACCTTTGAACGAACAAATGCTATGCGGATGAATGGTAGTGGTATACTAATTTGCGGCTGTTTAAAAGCAAAAGGTCGTATCATGCATGTTTTGGACCTTTGGTTCAATTCCGGTTAGTGGTTTGAAGGACCTAGATAAAGCTTTTCGACCAGAATGTAATGAGATTCGAAAAAATTAGCGAGGTTGGTAGAAAATCGCATTTTAAATGCCTTTTTATTATTAGGGACTTAGAGGGAAATTGAAACCATGAATTTAGAATGAGAAGATTATGGGATGTTTATTAACATCAACCAGCCAAAAAATAGTCGGAATCAATAAATAGAAACAACAAATAGGggcttcatctctctcttttttctctcacttCCCTTTTCGTCTTTGACCTTTTAACAAAACTTGGAAATCATTCTACATTTGATGATAGCAAGATAATCAACGTTTccccaaaataaaaacagagtcctctgttttgtttcttcatctcaCTAAGAGATTCTCAGTTCTCTCTGTCCACATCAAGTAGTTTCTGCATATTACAGAGCAATTCCTCTTCCTCCAAGTTCTTCACAAGTCTTTTGTACGCACAAAAATCAGAGCGATGTCAAAGCTAGACCTGGATGAGGTGAACTCGATGCAGAAAGGCAAAGTTCATGGGCCGTTCTTGGTGGAAAACATGGTGTGCCAAAAATATCACATGTTGACCTCGAAGGGTGTTTTCTTGGGCAGTGACCCTCTCAAATACGCAATGCCACTTTTGTTGCTGCAAATGGCCATCATCATCGTCACTTCAAGGCTTCTCTACCGCCTTCTCAAGCCCTTGAAGCAAGGCATGATCTCTGCCCAAGTCTTGGTAATAAGTTTGTctataattctttctttttctgtgatCCAAGAGTCCCAGAGGAAAACTTAGGCTAATCTATGGAATCTTGAgctcttttcatttctttccttttattgAATTTTGCGAAATGTTGTTATCACGCAGGCTGGTATAATCCTAGGACCGTCTTTGTTTGGCCAAAACGCTGCATACAAAGATATGGTATTCCCCATGAACGGAAAAATTACTTTACAAACTCTCGCGAACCTTGGTTTCTTCATCCATCTCTTCCTACTCGGACTAAGAATCGACGCTAGCATCATTCGTAAAGCTGGTTCCAAAGCCATACTCATTGGTACAGCCTCCTACGCCTTCCCGTTCTCCCTCGGTAACCTCACTGTCCTCTTCTTGAAAAACACTTACAAGCTCCCCCCAGACGTTGTCCATTGCATCGGCACAGTGATCTCCCTCAATGCAATGACCTCATTCCCGGTCACCACAACCGTATTAGCCGAGCTCAACATCCTTAACTCTGATCTTGGACGGTTAGCCACGAACTGCTCCATTGTCTGTGAGGCCTTTAGCTGGATTGTGGCACTCGTTTTCAGAATGTTCTTGCGGGATGGGACAGCATCTAGCATTTGGTCTTTCATTTGGGTCTTTGCTCTTATCATAGTGATTTTCGTCGTCTGCAGACCGGTCATCATCTGGCtgacagagagaagaagcattTCTATCGATAAAACAGGTGAGATCCCATTCTTCCCGATTGTAATGATCTTGTTGGTAATAAGCTTGACCTCCGAAGTTCTCGGAGTCCATGCGGCGTTTGGAGCGTTCTGGCTCGGAGTATCTCTCCCGGATGGACCTCCGTTGGGGACCGGGCTCTCGACAAAGCTCGATATGTTTGCAACTAGCCTTACGCTCCCTTGTTTCATCGCCATTAGTGGATTGCAGACCAATTTCTTCGTGCTCGGAAAGAGCCACGTGAAGATCATTGAGGCCGTGATACTCATCACATACGGCTGCAAATTCCTTGGAACAGCAGCAGCTTCCGCTTATTGCAACATACAAATCAGAGACGCATTTTGTTTGGCCCTCTTGATGTGTTGCCAAGGAGTCATTGAGATCTACACATGCGTCATGTGGAGAGACGAAAAGGTATAATTAGAAggctttcattatttttttgcttctctgATCAAATTGTCTCTAAACGTAAGATCGGTCCATATAATCAATCTCGCAGGTTCTAAACACAGAATGCTTCAATCTCCTTATCATCACGCTCTTGCTCGTGACTGGCATTTCACGGTTCCTAGTTGTATACCTCTACGACCCGTCGAAGCGCTATAGAAGCACGAGCAAGCGAACGATCCTCAATACGAGACAACGAAACCTTCAGTTCCGTCTCCTGCTTTGCGTCTACAACGTCGAAAACGTACCTTCCATGGTtaatcttctagaagcttcttaCCCGAGTCGGTTCAGCCCGATCTCTGTCTTCACGCTGCACCTCGTCGAGCTTAAAGGCAGAGCACACGCTGTGCTCGTACCGCATCACCAGATGAACAAACTCGATCCCAACACAGTGCAATCCACTCAAATCGTCAACGGTTTCCAACGTTTCGAACAGCAGAACCAAGGAACCCTAATGGCTCAGCATTTCACAGCTGCAGCTCCATTCTCCAGCATCAACGACGACATTTGCACTCTCGCCCTTGACAAGAAAGCAACGCTCGTTATCATCCCATTCCACAAACAGTACGCTATAGATGGTACGGTCGACCACGTAAACCCTGCAATCCGTAGCATAAACCTTAACGTTCTAGACAAGGCACCTTGCTCGGTTGGAATATTTATCGACCGGGGAGAAACAGAAGGCCGCCGTTCGGTCCTCATGAGCTACACGTGGCGAAACGTCGCAGTGATCTACATCGAAGGCCGAGACGACGCAGAAGCCTTAGCGTTCTCCATGAGAATCGCTGAACACCCGGAAGTGAACGTCACGATGATCCATTTCCGGCACAAAAGCACCATCCACCAGAACTACGTAATAGAAGAAGAATCCGAATTCTCAGAGTCTCACCTTATAAACGATTTCAAGAGCTTCGCCATGAACAAACCGAAAGTTAGTTACAGAGAAGAGATAGTAAGAGATGGCGTGGAAACCACGCAAGTGATTAGTGCACTTGGTGACTCATACGATTTGGTAATTGTGGGTCGTGACCATGACCTTGAGTCGTCCGTACTGTACGGGCTTACAGACTGGAGCGAGTGCCCTGAGCTAGGTGTGATCGGAGACATGTTTGCGTCACCGGATTTTCATTTCTCGGTACTAGTGATTCATCAGCAAGAAGGAGAGTCTCTAGCGATGGATAATAGCTATAAATTGCCAGATTCACCTCCTAGGGTTGGGGATCCAAGAGTGCACCCACATTTTTCTGTTGAAGAAGGATTTACTTCGGTTGATCGTCACAGCAACCGTTGATTACTGtagtctctctttttgtttctactatttttttcaatttcaacatAAATAAAGGATGTAGTTTTTAGTGTTTGTTATTTTAACTACAGTTTTGTAACTAAGCGACTGATATTGTAGAACACACACATGTTTTTTGGAATGGTCAGTTCagttattttccatttttaattgGATTGAGAAACAACAAAGATATCATGAATGGAGGAAAACCACAATTTAATTAGCAGTTACAgaaacttaattataaaacctaTGTCATAAGAAAATATACACTACAGTAAAATGTTAGCACTGTATCACATgcttaatatttcatttttttttaaaggaaaatatgctttaaataaaataaaatgctaGTCCCGTACACAACAATTAGCCACCCATAGTTATCAACAAAACGACTAGTCGTCAAATCAAATAATCAATCATGACAAATGTCAGTATCATCTAACTATTCTGAAAATGTTAATCAATTTGTCTGTTGTACAGTtgataacctttttttttttttggacaaacgtACTCTCATAACATAATTCATacttttttcagtttcttgtataaatcataaatcttataaaatatatctGATTGAGAGATGTGCTTTTAATATGAGACCCCAGAGTTTATTTCGAGAAATTGAAAGTGGGATCGTTTATTCCCAAGATGTGGGGATCTCAAAGTTGCTATTATGTGGACAGAAGCAACGGACGTGTCATGCTTTGACGTGAGAGATCAGTACGTAGCGTCAGATGATCGTGAGAACGAGTTAGTCACTCTCCGATATTCATATTACAAGAACTAcgctaagttttttttttttttttttgcggtagATACTAGATATAGCAGATCAGTATAATAACCAACAAATAACATATTAGTATTGGTCATTGTGTAGGAGAGAAATCTACAGCATTATAAATATTGgacacaaaaacaaactttaaCCTTTGAATTATTAGTTTCGCTTAATAAATTAAAGCTAGcgaatgaattcaaattttggatGTATGAATATGTACGTAAAAATTGGAAGCATTTATTGCTCAGGCGTATGGAGAAGATGGGCTGTTTGGACCAAACATAGTAATGTATAGTTGCATACACATTAtattatacaaacaaaaatattactaGTAAAAATCGTCGACCATAGAGGAGGGGAatcaaatagaagaaaatagaaagagtgataaataaacaaaaaaataaaatgaatgtCTAATAGAGATGGGGCATCGAAGAGGGAATCCATGTGAAGGCAGCAAATTCAGATGGGCCCGCCAGCtttcattttatctttttttttggggtcatatatctttaaatgttttaataataagaagaatcaTAATGTAGTCTTTTAGTCCTGATATTTTATTGCaatcatttcatattttttttttaaatatcttaatttGTAGTTGTAGACATCTCCAACCTTTTTGTCcaataacaaaattatgaacttctttatactgtattttaaattcCAGCTGATCATAATgtcatcaaaaatataatttttatttaactagtAACAGTGAATGTAGTTTTTTTActcttataaacttttttttaggtttaaatAGCAACCACCGTACGTACCTGACATGTTTAAACGAATCGAATCTTAGAAACTTTAAtgagtgttaaaaaaaatattgttaactcatttatatataatgttaagAGTTGAAAAACAAATCTCTACACAATAAGAATTTCAATTCATTTTACATGAGGAGATAAAACTGTtcattaatttacttttattttttttatcaataatcaTTAACAAACTTTCATGGTTTACATTataagttgtttttattttacattatgattaaatgtttatattatttggaaTTTGGAACGTAtgttttttagaaagaaaaaaaaaatcggtttcAAAGGCTTTTCGATTGGTCCACTTACATGTGAAAACCTGCACACTAaagtataattataaattattatttcataaCTACCCAACTTATAAAATTAAGTCTAATCATTCAACAAAGTGGTATTTCCGTTAAACACACATTTTATCATAATCATTGATCATAATTTCATTGATGCTCTTTTAGTCTATAAATGGATCACCACACACTTCAATCccattttttaaagttttttaaaccGTTCGCATTCTTCCATATTATTCCATGTAAACAGTGTTAACATGTCCAATAAAAATTTACCACATCAAACTTTGGCCATAGTTGAATTTATATGTGCAATTTGCTTGTGATTAATGACTGATTATCGGAATTCGGAAATCATTCTCAGGTGACTGACTCgaaattacaacaacataattTCAAACACAGATCCTATCCAcattatataactttttttcgTGAAattttcctcaaaaaaaaaaaaacaatctctcGAAACATAAGAAGAATCCGGCTTCCGGACAAAAAAACACCATTAGCTAGAGAGGTAAAGCCGTAAAGGGAAGAGCGAAGAGGAGNTGGCGTGGAAACCACGCAAGTGATTAGTGCACTTGGTGACTCATACGATTTGGTAATTGTGGGTCGTGACCATGACCTTGAGTCGTCCGTACTGTACGGGCTTACAGACTGGAGCGAGTGCCCTGAGCTAGGTGTGATCGGAGACATGTTTGCGTCACCGGATTTTCATTTCTCGGTACTAGTGATTCATCAGCAAGAAGGAGAGTCTCTAGCGATGGATAATAGCTATAAATTGCCAGATTCACCTCCTAGGGTTGGGGATCCAAGAGTGCACCCACATTTTTCTGTTGAAGAAGGATTTACTTCGGTTGATCGTCACAGCAACCGTTGATTACTGtagtctctctttttgtttctactatttttttcaatttcaacatAAATAAAGGATGTAGTTTTTAGTGTTTGTTATTTTAACTACAGTTTTGTAACTAAGCGACTGATATTGTAGAACACACACATGTTTTTTGGAATGGTCAGTTCagttattttccatttttaattgGATTGAGAAACAACAAAGATATCATGAATGGAGGAAAACCACAATTTAATTAGCAGTTACAgaaacttaattataaaacctaTGTCATAAGAAAATATACACTACAGTAAAATGTTAGCACTGTATCACATgcttaatatttcatttttttttaaaggaaaatatgctttaaataaaataaaatgctaGTCCCGTACACAACAATTAGCCACCCATAGTTATCAACAAAACGACTAGTCGTCAAATCAAATAATCAATCATGACAAATGTCAGTATCATCTAACTATTCTGAAAATGTTAATCAATTTGTCTGTTGTACAGTtgataaccttttttttttttttggacaaacgtACTCTCATAACATAATTCATacttttttcagtttcttgtataaatcataaatcttataaaatatatctGATTGAGAGATGTGCTTTTAATATGAGACCCCAGAGTTTATTTCGAGAAATTGAAAGTGGGATCGTTTATTCCCAAGATGTGGGGATCTCAAAGTTGCTATTATGTGGACAGAAGCAACGGACGTGTCATGCTTTGACGTGAGAGATCAGTACGTAGCGTCAGATGATCGTGAGAACGAGTTAGTCACTCTCCGATATTCATATTACAAGAACTAcgctaagttttttttttttttttttgcggtagATACTAGATATAGCAGATCAGTATAATAACCAACAAATAACATATTAGTATTGGTCATTGTGTAGGAGAGAAATCTACAGCATTATAAATATTGgacacaaaaacaaactttaaCCTTTGAATTATTAGTTTCGCTTAATAAATTAAAGCTAGcgaatgaattcaaattttggatGTATGAATATGTACGTAAAAATTGGAAGCATTTATTGCTCAGGCGTATGGAGAAGATGGGCTGTTTGGACCAAACATAGTAATGTATAGTTGCATACACATTAtattatacaaacaaaaatattactaGTAAAAATCGTCGACCATAGAGGAGGGGAatcaaatagaagaaaatagaaagagtgataaataaacaaaaaaataaaatgaatgtCTAATAGAGATGGGGCATCGAAGAGGGAATCCATGTGAAGGCAGCAAATTCAGATGGGCCCGCCAGCtttcattttatctttttttttggggtcatatatctttaaatgttttaataataagaagaatcaTAATGTAGTCTTTTAGTCCTGATATTTTATTGCaatcatttcatattttttttttaaatatcttaatttGTAGTTGTAGACATCTCCAACCTTTTTGTCcaataacaaaattatgaacttctttatactgtattttaaattcCAGCTGATCATAATgtcatcaaaaatataatttttatttaactagtAACAGTGAATGTAGTTTTTTT from Camelina sativa cultivar DH55 chromosome 3, Cs, whole genome shotgun sequence includes:
- the LOC104764991 gene encoding U2 small nuclear ribonucleoprotein B'' 2 isoform X1, encoding MLTADVPPNQSIYIKNINEKVNKEELKRSLYCLFSHFGRIHDVVALKTPKLRGQAWVVFTEVTAASNAVRQMQNFPFYDKPMRIQYAKSKSDCVTKAEGTFVPKEKKIMQEEKVERRQHAEETQQPSMPNGATAVNGRPVPSGQDTVPPNNILFIQNLPIETTGMMLQMLFEQYPGFKEIRTIEAKPGIAFVEFGDDVQSSMAMQALQGFKITPPNPMVISFAKK
- the LOC104778594 gene encoding cation/H(+) antiporter 14; this translates as MSKLDLDEVNSMQKGKVHGPFLVENMVCQKYHMLTSKGVFLGSDPLKYAMPLLLLQMAIIIVTSRLLYRLLKPLKQGMISAQVLAGIILGPSLFGQNAAYKDMVFPMNGKITLQTLANLGFFIHLFLLGLRIDASIIRKAGSKAILIGTASYAFPFSLGNLTVLFLKNTYKLPPDVVHCIGTVISLNAMTSFPVTTTVLAELNILNSDLGRLATNCSIVCEAFSWIVALVFRMFLRDGTASSIWSFIWVFALIIVIFVVCRPVIIWLTERRSISIDKTGEIPFFPIVMILLVISLTSEVLGVHAAFGAFWLGVSLPDGPPLGTGLSTKLDMFATSLTLPCFIAISGLQTNFFVLGKSHVKIIEAVILITYGCKFLGTAAASAYCNIQIRDAFCLALLMCCQGVIEIYTCVMWRDEKVLNTECFNLLIITLLLVTGISRFLVVYLYDPSKRYRSTSKRTILNTRQRNLQFRLLLCVYNVENVPSMVNLLEASYPSRFSPISVFTLHLVELKGRAHAVLVPHHQMNKLDPNTVQSTQIVNGFQRFEQQNQGTLMAQHFTAAAPFSSINDDICTLALDKKATLVIIPFHKQYAIDGTVDHVNPAIRSINLNVLDKAPCSVGIFIDRGETEGRRSVLMSYTWRNVAVIYIEGRDDAEALAFSMRIAEHPEVNVTMIHFRHKSTIHQNYVIEEESEFSESHLINDFKSFAMNKPKVSYREEIVRDGVETTQVISALGDSYDLVIVGRDHDLESSVLYGLTDWSECPELGVIGDMFASPDFHFSVLVIHQQEGESLAMDNSYKLPDSPPRVGDPRVHPHFSVEEGFTSVDRHSNR
- the LOC104764991 gene encoding U2 small nuclear ribonucleoprotein B'' 2 isoform X2, which encodes MLTADVPPNQSIYIKNINEKVNKEELKRSLYCLFSHFGRIHDVVALKTPKLRGQAWVVFTEVTAASNAVRQMQNFPFYDKPMRIQYAKSKSDCVTKAEGTFVPKEKKIMQEEKVERRQHAEETQQPSMPNGATAVNGRPPSGQDTVPPNNILFIQNLPIETTGMMLQMLFEQYPGFKEIRTIEAKPGIAFVEFGDDVQSSMAMQALQGFKITPPNPMVISFAKK